The Equus asinus isolate D_3611 breed Donkey chromosome 15, EquAss-T2T_v2, whole genome shotgun sequence genome includes a window with the following:
- the MAVS gene encoding mitochondrial antiviral-signaling protein isoform X1 has product MTVAEDKTFQYIRQHHSSFSRIHVLEILPYLSCLTTSDQDRLRATYERWGNQDTLLELFTSLRRRNGWVHSLIGALRACELSGLADEVARIYHSSLPRTSNRPPAPLEPSSVPAEVPEPSIPAEAPSAPHNGYRGEEPSYPMPVQDTRPPEPEGESSRKAPETPSPGAVLRRPDGPLEPSSDLAATSPLTSSGPQEQDTELGSTHSAGMVSGLTSPRGPVSPTVSFQPLARSTPRASRLPGPPVSALSTDTSSSSTILASSGSAGDHAEATICSSGVEVPTTSMTTSTVPSKVPTKPAFPSTVPSKLPTSSKPPGTMPTKVPTNQAPSKLPINSTRAGTVPPKVATSLAPDHRIPMSMMPSKVPANTVRTIRSSQRPEEETPASLAPTGAAAAGGSSPWPDSSSNNWGSESELSKPGRLISRMDNQPLSVCSADLAISSSDSLGTGPENVPEENEYDSGSVDSIRIHVAEDPSPDLLEGNPRPQTDQHLQEFEKTLCGWTVPWVQWLGVAAAGAILAAFLAALYRRRLLQ; this is encoded by the exons ATGACGGTTGCCGAGGACAAGACTTTTCAGTATATCCGCCAGCATCACAGCAGTTTTTCCCGGATCCATGTTCTGGAGATTCTGCCTTACTTGTCCTGCCTCACAACCAGTGATCAG GACCGACTGCGGGCCACCTATGAGCGCTGGGGGAACCAGGACACCCTCTTGGAGCTCTTCACCAGCCTTCGGCGGCGGAACGGCTGGGTGCATTCCCTCATTGGGGCACTGAGGGCCTGTGAGCTGTCTGGTCTCGCTGATGAAGTGGCCCGCATATACCACAGCAGCTTGCCGC GGACCTCTAACCGCCCTCCAGCCCCACTGGAGCCGTCATCAGTTCCTGCTGAGGTTCCAGAGCCCTCCATCCCCGCTGAGGCCCCCAGCGCCCCCCACAATGGCTACAGAGGGGAGGAGCCGAGTTACCCCATGCCTGTCCAGGACACGCGGCCGCCAGAGCCCGAGGGAGAG AGTTCAAGGAAAGCCCCAGAAACACCCAGCCCTGGGGCTGTCCTGAGGAGACCAGATGGCCCCCTGGAGCCCTCCTCTGACCTGGCAGCCACCAGCCCTCTGACCTCAAGTGGGCCTCAGGAGCAGGACACAGAACTGGGCAGCACCCACTCAGCAG GCATGGTCTCTGGCCTCACGTCACCCCGTGGGCCTGTGTCTCCAACTGTCTCCTTCCAGCCTCTGGCCCGTTCCACCCCCAGGGCAAGCCGCTTGCCTGGACCCCCAGTGTCAGCTCTGTCTACtgacacctcctcctcctccaccatctTGGCCTCTTCAGGGAGTGCTGGTGACCACGCTGAGGCTACCATCTGCTCCAGTGGGGTGGAAGTGCCCACCACCTCTATGACCACCAGCACAGTGCCCTCCAAAGTGCCCACGAAGCCAGCATTTCCCAGCACAGTACCTTCCAAGTTGCCTACCAGCTCGAAGCCCCCTGGTACAATGCCTACTAAAGTGCCTACCAATCAAGCACCATCCAAATTGCCCATCAATTCAACGCGTGCTGGCACAGTGCCACCCAAAGTAGCTACTAGCTTGGCTCCTGACCACAGGATACCCATGAGCATGATGCCCAGCAAGGTGCCTGCCAATACCGTGCGCACCATCAGGAGCAGCCAGAGACCTGAGGAG gAGACTCCAGCATCTTTAGCACCCACAGGTGCTGCGGCTGCTGGAGGCAGCTCGCCCTGGCCAGACAGCAGCTCCAACAACTGGGGCTCAGAGTCAGAGCTGAGCAAGCCCGGCAGGCTGATATCCCGGATGGACAACCAGCCATTGTCAGTCTGCTCCGCGGACCTCGCCATCAGCTCCAGCGACAGCTTGGGCACAGGGCCTGAGAACGTCCCGGAGGAGAATGAGTATGATTCAGGGTCGGTGGACTCCATCAGGATCCATGTGGCTGAGGACCCCAGTCCCGACCTACTGGAGGGCAACCCCAGGCCACAAACTGACCAGCATCTCCAGGAGTTCGAGAAGACACTGTGTGGCTGGACTGTCCCTTGGGTTCAGTGGCTTGGGGTGGCTGCAGCTGGGGCGATCCTGGCTGCGTTCCTGGCTGCGCTGTACCGTAGGCGCCTGCTCCAGTGA
- the MAVS gene encoding mitochondrial antiviral-signaling protein isoform X2, whose product MCPCPGLLTCLPASSWPFHSPGASQLLAESNFIHPSWARALCHFRTWTAMTVAEDKTFQYIRQHHSSFSRIHVLEILPYLSCLTTSDQDRLRATYERWGNQDTLLELFTSLRRRNGWVHSLIGALRACELSGLADEVARIYHSSLPRTSNRPPAPLEPSSVPAEVPEPSIPAEAPSAPHNGYRGEEPSYPMPVQDTRPPEPEGESSRKAPETPSPGAVLRRPDGPLEPSSDLAATSPLTSSGPQEQDTELGSTHSAGMVSGLTSPRGPVSPTVSFQPLARSTPRASRLPGPPVSALSTDTSSSSTILASSGSAGDHAEATICSSGVEVPTTSMTTSTVPSKVPTKPAFPSTVPSKLPTSSKPPGTMPTKVPTNQAPSKLPINSTRAGTVPPKVATSLAPDHRIPMSMMPSKVPANTVRTIRSSQRPEEETPASLAPTGAAAAGGSSPWPDSSSNNWGSESELSKPGRLISRMDNQPLSVCSADLAISSSDSLGTGPENVPEENEYDSGSVDSIRIHVAEDPSPDLLEGNPRPQTDQHLQEFEKTLCGWTVPWVQWLGVAAAGAILAAFLAALYRRRLLQ is encoded by the exons ATGTGTCCTTGCCCTGGCCTCCTGACttgtctccctgcttcctcttGGCCCTTCCACAGTCCAGGGGCCTCACAGCTGCTGGCAGAGAGTAAC TTCATCCACCCTTCGTGGGCCAGAGCCCTCTGTCACTTCAGAACCTGGACAGCGATGACGGTTGCCGAGGACAAGACTTTTCAGTATATCCGCCAGCATCACAGCAGTTTTTCCCGGATCCATGTTCTGGAGATTCTGCCTTACTTGTCCTGCCTCACAACCAGTGATCAG GACCGACTGCGGGCCACCTATGAGCGCTGGGGGAACCAGGACACCCTCTTGGAGCTCTTCACCAGCCTTCGGCGGCGGAACGGCTGGGTGCATTCCCTCATTGGGGCACTGAGGGCCTGTGAGCTGTCTGGTCTCGCTGATGAAGTGGCCCGCATATACCACAGCAGCTTGCCGC GGACCTCTAACCGCCCTCCAGCCCCACTGGAGCCGTCATCAGTTCCTGCTGAGGTTCCAGAGCCCTCCATCCCCGCTGAGGCCCCCAGCGCCCCCCACAATGGCTACAGAGGGGAGGAGCCGAGTTACCCCATGCCTGTCCAGGACACGCGGCCGCCAGAGCCCGAGGGAGAG AGTTCAAGGAAAGCCCCAGAAACACCCAGCCCTGGGGCTGTCCTGAGGAGACCAGATGGCCCCCTGGAGCCCTCCTCTGACCTGGCAGCCACCAGCCCTCTGACCTCAAGTGGGCCTCAGGAGCAGGACACAGAACTGGGCAGCACCCACTCAGCAG GCATGGTCTCTGGCCTCACGTCACCCCGTGGGCCTGTGTCTCCAACTGTCTCCTTCCAGCCTCTGGCCCGTTCCACCCCCAGGGCAAGCCGCTTGCCTGGACCCCCAGTGTCAGCTCTGTCTACtgacacctcctcctcctccaccatctTGGCCTCTTCAGGGAGTGCTGGTGACCACGCTGAGGCTACCATCTGCTCCAGTGGGGTGGAAGTGCCCACCACCTCTATGACCACCAGCACAGTGCCCTCCAAAGTGCCCACGAAGCCAGCATTTCCCAGCACAGTACCTTCCAAGTTGCCTACCAGCTCGAAGCCCCCTGGTACAATGCCTACTAAAGTGCCTACCAATCAAGCACCATCCAAATTGCCCATCAATTCAACGCGTGCTGGCACAGTGCCACCCAAAGTAGCTACTAGCTTGGCTCCTGACCACAGGATACCCATGAGCATGATGCCCAGCAAGGTGCCTGCCAATACCGTGCGCACCATCAGGAGCAGCCAGAGACCTGAGGAG gAGACTCCAGCATCTTTAGCACCCACAGGTGCTGCGGCTGCTGGAGGCAGCTCGCCCTGGCCAGACAGCAGCTCCAACAACTGGGGCTCAGAGTCAGAGCTGAGCAAGCCCGGCAGGCTGATATCCCGGATGGACAACCAGCCATTGTCAGTCTGCTCCGCGGACCTCGCCATCAGCTCCAGCGACAGCTTGGGCACAGGGCCTGAGAACGTCCCGGAGGAGAATGAGTATGATTCAGGGTCGGTGGACTCCATCAGGATCCATGTGGCTGAGGACCCCAGTCCCGACCTACTGGAGGGCAACCCCAGGCCACAAACTGACCAGCATCTCCAGGAGTTCGAGAAGACACTGTGTGGCTGGACTGTCCCTTGGGTTCAGTGGCTTGGGGTGGCTGCAGCTGGGGCGATCCTGGCTGCGTTCCTGGCTGCGCTGTACCGTAGGCGCCTGCTCCAGTGA